Proteins encoded within one genomic window of Microbacterium soli:
- a CDS encoding lysophospholipid acyltransferase family protein encodes MSSEQSAESEHDPESHSPRHAGFRYAVGRMIARPLARVIYRPRIEGRENVPQHGAVILASNHLSFIDSMAIPIAAPRPVHFLAKSSYFEGTGLKGALSREFFTSVGAIPVRRGAGQAALDALDQQRRLLDDGLAVALYPEGTRSTDGRLYRGRTGVAFLALQTGAPVVPVGLIGTDRVMPVGARMPSLRERVTVRFGAPIDVSRHGAAASGKARRLATDEIMSAIHGLSGQELAGVYNEPPAQGPIDKIKQALPHERR; translated from the coding sequence ATGAGCTCTGAGCAGTCGGCCGAATCCGAGCACGATCCGGAATCGCACTCCCCCCGACATGCCGGGTTCAGGTACGCGGTGGGCCGCATGATCGCGCGGCCGCTGGCCAGGGTCATCTACCGTCCGCGCATCGAGGGGCGCGAGAACGTCCCCCAGCACGGTGCCGTGATCCTCGCCAGCAATCATCTGTCGTTCATCGACTCGATGGCGATCCCCATCGCCGCGCCGCGCCCCGTGCATTTCCTCGCGAAGTCCAGCTACTTCGAGGGGACGGGGCTGAAGGGCGCGCTGTCGCGCGAGTTCTTCACCTCGGTGGGCGCGATCCCGGTGCGCCGCGGCGCCGGGCAGGCCGCGCTGGACGCTCTGGACCAGCAGCGCCGGCTTCTCGACGACGGTCTGGCCGTCGCGCTGTATCCGGAGGGGACCCGCTCGACGGACGGCAGGCTGTACCGCGGACGCACGGGGGTGGCCTTCCTCGCCCTGCAGACCGGGGCGCCGGTCGTGCCCGTCGGCCTCATCGGCACCGACCGGGTGATGCCCGTGGGTGCTCGGATGCCGTCACTGCGCGAACGCGTCACGGTGCGCTTCGGAGCGCCGATCGATGTCTCCCGGCACGGCGCCGCCGCGAGCGGCAAGGCGCGTCGCCTGGCCACCGACGAGATCATGTCGGCCATCCACGGCCTCAGCGGGCAGGAACTCGCCGGGGTGTACAACGAGCCGCCCGCGCAGGGCCCGATCGACAAGATCAAGCAGGCGCTCCCCCACGAGCGGCGCTGA
- a CDS encoding PP2C family protein-serine/threonine phosphatase: MSETTTQTYRVSDELRLAWAGATDRGRRRENNQDAFLARFPLFVVADGMGGHAGGEIASRSTIARLDEMVTAGEVDDDAIQAALHRAVDDIHEHPDATDEGTGTTLTGAFFDRTDDGSPCWTVLNIGDSRVYLEREDRLVQVTTDHSVVQELIASGKISPEEADGHPYSNVITRAVGASELVAPDYVTLDLRDGDRLVICSDGLTKELTDFGILHFLRENDDPGAAVDAMVHAALENGGRDNVTLIVVRVSVDDSSSTSVESED, from the coding sequence GTGTCTGAGACGACAACGCAGACGTATCGCGTCAGCGATGAGCTGCGGCTCGCCTGGGCGGGTGCCACGGATCGCGGTCGACGCCGGGAGAACAACCAGGACGCCTTCCTCGCGCGCTTCCCCCTGTTCGTCGTCGCGGACGGGATGGGCGGGCACGCGGGCGGTGAGATCGCCAGCCGGAGCACCATCGCCCGACTGGATGAGATGGTGACCGCCGGCGAGGTCGACGACGACGCCATCCAGGCCGCGCTGCATCGCGCTGTCGATGACATCCATGAGCATCCGGATGCCACCGACGAGGGGACGGGCACCACGCTCACCGGTGCGTTCTTCGATCGGACCGATGACGGCTCCCCGTGCTGGACCGTGCTCAACATCGGCGACTCCCGGGTGTATCTCGAGCGGGAGGACCGTCTCGTGCAGGTCACCACGGACCACTCGGTCGTGCAGGAGTTGATCGCCTCGGGGAAGATCAGTCCAGAGGAGGCCGACGGGCATCCGTACAGCAATGTGATCACCCGGGCCGTCGGGGCCAGCGAACTGGTCGCCCCGGACTACGTCACGCTCGACCTGCGTGACGGCGACCGGCTCGTGATCTGCTCGGACGGACTCACCAAGGAGCTCACAGACTTCGGAATCCTGCACTTCCTGCGGGAGAATGACGATCCCGGTGCGGCTGTCGACGCCATGGTCCATGCGGCGCTCGAGAACGGCGGCCGCGACAACGTCACCCTCATCGTCGTGCGCGTCAGCGTCGACGATTCCTCCTCCACATCCGTCGAATCCGAGGATTGA
- a CDS encoding OsmC family protein: MAQHPLGEHHYALTVTWTGNRGTGTSGYRDYSRDVTIRVDGKPELAASADRPFRGDSGRWNPEDLLVAALAECHLLSYLHACVTAGVVVTSYRDEATGVMREDGRGAGAFTEVMLHPRVTVADESMLGAARQAHHQAHEWCFIANSVNFPVRHEATITVG, encoded by the coding sequence ATGGCACAGCATCCGCTCGGCGAACACCACTATGCACTCACCGTGACCTGGACGGGCAACCGGGGCACCGGCACCAGCGGATACCGCGATTACTCGCGCGACGTGACCATCCGCGTGGACGGGAAGCCGGAGCTGGCGGCATCCGCGGATCGGCCGTTCCGCGGCGACTCCGGCCGGTGGAACCCGGAGGACCTGCTGGTGGCCGCCCTCGCCGAATGCCATCTGCTGTCGTACCTGCACGCGTGCGTCACGGCCGGGGTGGTCGTCACCTCGTACCGCGATGAGGCGACCGGCGTCATGCGGGAGGACGGCAGGGGCGCCGGCGCGTTCACGGAGGTGATGCTGCATCCGCGGGTGACCGTCGCCGACGAGTCCATGCTCGGTGCGGCGCGGCAGGCGCACCACCAGGCGCATGAGTGGTGCTTCATCGCCAATTCCGTGAACTTCCCGGTGCGGCACGAGGCGACGATCACCGTCGGATGA
- a CDS encoding FtsK/SpoIIIE domain-containing protein codes for MEATTIVLPSAPDDRKRTPLPLMAAVVPVAAGIVLWLVTGSLLALAFAALGPLMLVASFLDGMRTRRRDRRRARQETDAAWQRAEAELSRLHAEEHATAWRREPGVAECLREPPLRGLDGPDGSTSVVLGRGTGVSRVQARGGEDERSRGFRARAQELQDAPVTVPLGGGICIRAAEPVARAVARAIVAQLCLRFSTAQLAVGGPESEAWSLDAFPHVGRRRAGFLLALGEGGPRAGAIICIRPPGEEPPDGVTTVLDCASPARARVRTPAGEREVAAEALSAQQARIIAQALSSRADAEVAIPDRIGYAELAPAAPTGLAAVLGRGERADAVVDLVEDGPHAIVTGMTGTGKSELLTTWVAGLAAVHPPEELAFVLVDFKGGTAFDPLRGLPHVVAVITDLDAEGARRGVGSLSAELRRREKVLAEAEVRDVADCPALSRLVIVVDEFAALLQEHPDLGAVFTDVAARGRALGMHLVLGTQRASGVIRDALAANCPLRISLRVAEAGDSRFVIGSDAAAELAGGMESRGLAYVRRPRDGEAAAVRIALTAESDLADVRRRWTGREAQRSPWLPPLPGRLALPDFARSGGGRDRISDGGRTVVLGRADEPDRQRQPWISLAETDGLAVIGGPGSGKTTTVHAIASQLPDAVVIPADPEHAWDAVAALSSAVRGPVLCDDLDVLLGRFPLEHQQLFLSRWEDIVRAPGLTVVTLSRVAGPVGRVIDALPRRALLRLTSKVEHIAAGGDPSAFDRRRPSGRARLDGLEVQLCLPDDTAASAPPEPMTEGIWKPSRSCAGVVTLSSEATGAALAASHPDMRVVSLGDGLDPGPLTGSTRAEAQGRDASAQGADTGTILVGDPEQWRARWAILQSVRTTGELVIAAECAGELRQLAAVRETPPYARLHADRAWSVLAGHPPQRVILV; via the coding sequence ATGGAAGCCACGACGATCGTCCTCCCCTCAGCACCGGATGACCGGAAGCGGACGCCTCTTCCGCTGATGGCGGCCGTCGTCCCCGTCGCCGCCGGCATCGTGCTGTGGCTGGTGACCGGGTCGCTCCTGGCCCTGGCCTTCGCGGCGCTGGGGCCGCTCATGCTGGTCGCCTCCTTCCTGGACGGGATGCGCACCAGGCGGCGCGACAGACGGCGTGCGCGGCAGGAGACGGATGCCGCATGGCAGCGTGCGGAGGCGGAGCTGTCGCGCCTGCACGCCGAGGAGCATGCGACGGCGTGGCGTCGCGAACCGGGAGTCGCGGAATGCCTGCGGGAACCGCCGCTGCGCGGCCTTGACGGACCGGACGGGAGCACGTCGGTGGTGCTGGGACGCGGAACGGGCGTCAGCCGTGTGCAGGCGCGTGGTGGTGAGGACGAACGGTCGCGCGGTTTCCGCGCACGAGCGCAGGAACTGCAGGACGCGCCCGTGACGGTGCCACTCGGCGGCGGCATCTGCATCCGTGCCGCCGAACCCGTCGCGCGGGCCGTCGCCCGCGCGATCGTCGCCCAGCTGTGCCTGCGGTTCAGCACCGCTCAGCTCGCCGTCGGCGGCCCGGAGTCGGAGGCCTGGAGTCTCGACGCGTTCCCGCATGTCGGCAGGCGGCGGGCGGGCTTCCTGCTCGCACTGGGGGAGGGCGGCCCTCGCGCGGGGGCGATCATCTGCATCCGACCTCCGGGGGAGGAGCCGCCGGACGGCGTCACGACCGTGCTGGACTGCGCGAGCCCGGCCCGTGCGCGTGTGCGCACCCCTGCGGGAGAGCGGGAGGTCGCCGCGGAGGCGCTGTCCGCGCAGCAGGCGCGGATCATCGCCCAGGCGCTGTCGAGCCGGGCGGATGCCGAGGTCGCGATCCCGGACAGGATCGGTTACGCCGAACTCGCGCCGGCAGCGCCCACGGGGCTGGCCGCCGTGCTGGGACGAGGGGAACGAGCCGATGCCGTCGTCGATCTCGTCGAGGACGGCCCGCACGCCATCGTGACCGGCATGACGGGGACGGGCAAGAGCGAGCTGCTGACCACCTGGGTCGCCGGCTTGGCGGCGGTTCATCCTCCTGAGGAGCTGGCGTTCGTTCTCGTGGACTTCAAGGGCGGCACGGCTTTCGACCCGTTGCGCGGACTGCCGCACGTGGTGGCCGTCATCACCGACCTCGACGCCGAGGGCGCCAGACGAGGCGTCGGCAGTCTGAGCGCGGAGCTGCGCCGAAGGGAGAAGGTGCTGGCGGAGGCCGAGGTGCGCGATGTGGCCGACTGCCCTGCGTTGTCGCGGCTCGTGATCGTCGTGGACGAGTTCGCCGCGCTGTTGCAGGAGCACCCCGATCTTGGGGCCGTCTTCACGGACGTGGCTGCTCGGGGCCGGGCGCTGGGCATGCACCTCGTGCTGGGCACGCAGCGGGCCAGCGGCGTCATCCGCGATGCGCTGGCGGCCAACTGTCCGCTGCGGATCAGTCTTCGGGTCGCCGAGGCGGGTGACAGTCGCTTCGTGATCGGCTCCGATGCGGCTGCCGAACTCGCCGGCGGGATGGAATCGCGGGGGCTCGCGTACGTGCGCCGTCCCCGCGACGGAGAGGCTGCGGCCGTGCGCATCGCTCTCACCGCTGAGTCGGACCTCGCCGATGTTCGGCGCAGGTGGACGGGCCGTGAGGCGCAGCGCAGCCCGTGGCTGCCGCCGCTTCCCGGGAGGCTCGCTCTTCCGGACTTCGCGCGCTCCGGTGGCGGGCGCGACCGCATCTCGGACGGCGGGCGCACGGTCGTGCTCGGTCGTGCCGACGAGCCGGACCGTCAGCGGCAGCCGTGGATCTCGCTCGCCGAGACGGACGGCCTCGCCGTCATCGGCGGTCCGGGATCGGGGAAGACCACGACCGTGCACGCCATCGCCTCGCAGCTTCCGGATGCGGTCGTGATCCCGGCGGACCCGGAGCACGCCTGGGACGCCGTCGCCGCGCTGTCGTCCGCAGTGCGCGGTCCTGTGCTGTGCGACGACCTGGACGTGCTGCTGGGGCGGTTCCCGCTCGAGCACCAGCAGCTGTTCCTCAGTCGCTGGGAGGACATCGTCCGCGCCCCCGGGCTGACAGTGGTCACACTGTCCCGCGTCGCCGGGCCCGTCGGACGAGTGATCGACGCCCTGCCGCGGAGAGCGCTCCTGCGGCTGACGAGCAAGGTCGAGCACATCGCCGCCGGCGGCGACCCGTCCGCCTTCGACCGACGCAGACCGAGCGGCCGGGCACGACTCGACGGCCTCGAGGTGCAGCTGTGCCTCCCCGACGACACGGCGGCGTCCGCGCCACCGGAACCCATGACGGAGGGCATCTGGAAACCCTCCCGGTCATGCGCGGGCGTCGTCACGCTCTCCAGCGAAGCCACGGGTGCGGCACTGGCGGCGTCGCATCCGGACATGCGCGTCGTCTCACTCGGCGACGGGCTCGACCCGGGTCCTCTCACGGGGAGCACGCGGGCGGAAGCACAGGGACGGGACGCCTCTGCGCAGGGAGCGGACACGGGCACGATCCTGGTCGGTGACCCGGAGCAGTGGCGGGCGAGATGGGCAATCCTGCAGAGCGTGCGCACGACGGGGGAGCTGGTCATCGCCGCGGAGTGCGCGGGCGAGCTGCGGCAGCTCGCCGCGGTGCGGGAGACGCCGCCGTACGCACGGCTGCACGCCGACCGGGCCTGGAGCGTGCTGGCGGGGCATCCGCCGCAGCGGGTGATCCTCGTGTGA
- a CDS encoding asparaginase: protein MLETLTFRDAVELAVVERDGFVESRHAGAAVVLTPDGEIAARYGDADALILPRSSLKPLQAVACLTAGASLTGEQLALGTASHSGTDRHADTVREILAAGGLTEDDLACPPAWPSDAATRTDMIADHAEQARIRMNCSGKHALMLRACVATGWPTRGYLDPSHPLQVHIREVVERLVGEKIAHTAVDGCGAPVHAITLTGLARGIHRIGTASERSPFALHRVAGTLVRAVRENPWTVAGPGESDTIAIETLGVFAKGGAEGVMVMVAPNGATVALKMLDGSGRAATIVAALLLARASALDDGDVARLAEALPLSVLGGGQPVGAIRPAPGL, encoded by the coding sequence GTGCTGGAGACCCTGACCTTCCGTGACGCTGTCGAACTCGCCGTCGTGGAACGGGACGGCTTCGTGGAGTCCCGCCATGCCGGGGCGGCCGTCGTGCTGACACCGGACGGCGAGATCGCCGCCCGATACGGCGACGCGGATGCGCTCATCCTGCCGCGCTCGAGCCTGAAGCCCCTGCAGGCGGTGGCCTGTCTGACCGCCGGCGCCTCGCTGACAGGAGAGCAGCTGGCGCTGGGCACAGCCAGCCACAGCGGTACCGATCGGCACGCCGACACGGTCCGGGAGATCCTCGCCGCCGGCGGACTCACGGAGGACGACCTGGCCTGTCCCCCGGCCTGGCCGAGCGACGCGGCGACGCGGACAGACATGATCGCCGACCACGCCGAACAGGCTCGCATCCGGATGAACTGCTCGGGAAAGCACGCGCTGATGCTGCGCGCGTGCGTGGCCACCGGCTGGCCCACCCGCGGGTATCTCGACCCGTCGCACCCGCTGCAGGTGCACATCCGCGAGGTCGTGGAGCGTCTGGTCGGCGAGAAGATCGCGCACACGGCCGTCGACGGCTGCGGCGCGCCCGTGCACGCGATCACGCTGACCGGTCTCGCCCGCGGCATCCACCGCATCGGCACCGCCTCCGAGCGCTCGCCGTTCGCCCTGCACCGCGTCGCGGGCACTCTCGTCCGTGCGGTGCGGGAGAACCCGTGGACCGTCGCCGGCCCCGGCGAGTCCGATACGATCGCGATCGAGACGCTCGGCGTCTTCGCCAAGGGCGGCGCGGAGGGAGTCATGGTCATGGTCGCACCGAACGGGGCCACTGTGGCGCTGAAGATGCTCGACGGCAGTGGTCGCGCGGCGACCATCGTCGCCGCGCTGCTGCTGGCGAGGGCGAGTGCCCTCGATGACGGGGACGTGGCGCGGCTCGCCGAGGCGCTTCCGCTGTCGGTGCTCGGCGGCGGACAGCCGGTGGGCGCGATCCGGCCCGCCCCGGGGCTCTGA
- a CDS encoding large exoprotein, translating into MGYDDYGIGFGYAALAAYFFTIFLISIAGYVLSALFLMKIFDKAGVQGKWRAWVPVYNLMVFAKLGDLSPWVMLGAIVLAVIPGLNSITWLALVAAGVMAAWRVGLKLQKDWPWLLLALIPGVGVLIWLGINAFGGSRWNTAVAPAPWAGNGFFADRTAWDGIPAQPASGPVQPAPGYGAPQGYAPPQTGYPAQPGYGAPAQPGYGQPQPGAPVPPPAAPGAPVPPPAVPPAPPVPPAAPPAPPTGPGTEPPANPEQPPA; encoded by the coding sequence ATGGGTTACGACGATTACGGAATCGGCTTCGGCTATGCCGCCCTCGCCGCATACTTCTTCACCATCTTCCTGATCAGCATCGCCGGGTACGTGCTCAGCGCCTTGTTCCTGATGAAGATCTTCGACAAGGCCGGCGTGCAGGGCAAGTGGCGGGCATGGGTGCCCGTCTACAACCTCATGGTGTTCGCGAAGCTCGGCGACCTTTCGCCCTGGGTCATGCTCGGTGCGATCGTGCTCGCCGTCATTCCCGGCCTGAATTCCATCACCTGGCTGGCGCTCGTCGCCGCGGGTGTGATGGCGGCCTGGCGTGTCGGGCTCAAGCTGCAGAAGGACTGGCCGTGGCTGCTGCTGGCGCTGATCCCGGGTGTCGGTGTGCTGATCTGGCTCGGTATCAACGCCTTCGGCGGGTCGCGCTGGAACACGGCGGTGGCTCCCGCCCCGTGGGCGGGCAACGGCTTCTTCGCGGACCGCACCGCCTGGGACGGCATACCCGCGCAACCGGCTTCCGGTCCGGTTCAGCCGGCACCCGGCTACGGTGCCCCGCAGGGCTACGCCCCGCCCCAGACCGGCTACCCCGCTCAGCCGGGGTACGGCGCACCCGCCCAGCCCGGTTACGGTCAGCCCCAGCCGGGAGCGCCGGTGCCGCCGCCCGCCGCGCCGGGTGCACCGGTCCCACCGCCCGCCGTCCCCCCGGCTCCGCCCGTGCCGCCCGCCGCCCCACCGGCGCCGCCGACCGGACCGGGAACCGAGCCGCCGGCGAATCCCGAGCAGCCCCCGGCGTGA
- the atpD gene encoding F0F1 ATP synthase subunit beta: MTPTATADQPATAVVGRVARVNGPVVDIEFPHDSIPDIYNALKTDITTGDHSSEITLEVAQHLGDDLVRAIALKPTDGIVRGQEVRDTGAAISVPVGDVTKGRVFNVIGEVLNAEPGEQIEITERWPIHRKAPNFDQLESKTTMFETGIKSIDLLTPYVQGGKIGLFGGAGVGKTVLIQEMIQRVAQDHGGVSVFAGVGERTREGNDLIHEMDEAGVFDKTALVFGQMDEPPGTRLRVALSALTMAEYFRDVQKQDVLLFIDNIFRFTQAGSEVSTLLGRMPSAVGYQPNLADEMGLLQERITSTRGHSITSLQAIYVPADDYTDPAPATTFAHLDATTELSREIASKGLYPAIDPLTSTSRIMDPRYLGDDHYRVATTVKQILQKNKELQEIIAILGVDELSEEDKIVVSRARRIQQFLSQNTYMAKKFTGVEGSTVPLKETIESFDAICRGDFDHVAEQAFFNVGGISDVEEAWARIQKENG; this comes from the coding sequence ATGACCCCCACCGCTACGGCTGACCAGCCCGCGACCGCGGTCGTCGGGCGCGTCGCCCGCGTCAACGGTCCGGTTGTCGACATCGAGTTCCCGCACGACTCGATCCCCGACATCTACAATGCGCTGAAGACCGACATCACCACGGGCGACCACTCGTCCGAGATCACCCTCGAGGTCGCCCAGCACCTCGGCGACGACCTGGTTCGTGCGATCGCCCTGAAGCCCACGGACGGCATCGTCCGTGGCCAGGAGGTCCGCGACACGGGAGCCGCCATCTCGGTGCCCGTCGGCGACGTCACCAAGGGCAGGGTGTTCAACGTCATCGGCGAGGTCCTCAATGCCGAGCCCGGCGAGCAGATCGAGATCACCGAGCGCTGGCCGATCCACCGCAAGGCGCCGAACTTCGACCAGCTCGAGTCGAAGACCACCATGTTCGAGACCGGCATCAAGTCGATCGACCTCCTCACCCCGTACGTGCAGGGAGGGAAGATCGGCCTGTTCGGCGGCGCGGGCGTCGGCAAGACCGTCCTCATCCAGGAGATGATCCAGCGCGTCGCGCAGGACCACGGCGGCGTGTCGGTGTTCGCGGGCGTCGGCGAGCGGACCCGTGAGGGCAACGACCTCATCCACGAGATGGACGAGGCGGGCGTCTTCGACAAGACCGCCCTCGTCTTCGGCCAGATGGACGAGCCGCCGGGGACGCGTCTCCGCGTCGCCCTGTCGGCCCTGACCATGGCGGAGTACTTCCGCGATGTGCAGAAGCAGGACGTGCTGCTGTTCATCGACAACATCTTCCGCTTCACGCAGGCCGGTTCCGAGGTGTCCACGCTGCTGGGCCGCATGCCCTCCGCCGTGGGCTACCAGCCGAACCTGGCCGACGAGATGGGCCTCCTGCAGGAGCGCATCACGTCGACCCGTGGTCACTCGATCACCTCGCTGCAGGCGATCTACGTGCCGGCTGACGACTACACCGACCCGGCGCCGGCGACCACGTTCGCACACCTCGACGCGACGACCGAGCTGAGCCGTGAGATCGCGTCGAAGGGTCTGTACCCCGCCATCGACCCGCTGACCTCCACGTCGCGGATCATGGACCCGCGCTACCTGGGCGACGACCATTACCGCGTGGCCACCACGGTCAAGCAGATCCTGCAGAAGAACAAGGAACTGCAGGAGATCATCGCGATCCTCGGTGTCGACGAGCTCTCGGAAGAGGACAAGATCGTCGTGTCCCGCGCACGTCGCATCCAGCAGTTCCTCTCGCAGAACACCTACATGGCCAAGAAGTTCACCGGCGTCGAGGGCTCGACGGTCCCGCTGAAGGAGACCATCGAGTCGTTCGATGCGATCTGCCGCGGCGACTTCGACCACGTCGCCGAGCAGGCGTTCTTCAACGTCGGCGGCATCTCGGATGTGGAAGAGGCCTGGGCGAGGATCCAGAAGGAGAACGGCTGA
- a CDS encoding YaaA family protein — protein MKILLPPSETKRPGGTERPLELARLALPGLTAQREAVLHALVELSADPVAAQRVLGLSDRQVGDIAHNRTLRTGPTMAAVDRYTGVLYEALGAGSLDRAARAWLGRNVLIHSAPFGPVGALDRIPQYRLAAGTSIPGVPPLRGHWADAVSDALGDQGFMLDLRSEAYVALGPIPASVPSAYVRVVTEAGRALNHFNKKAKGELVRALALARPRIGSSGALLHWAQSRGVRLRDAGGELELVVDG, from the coding sequence ATGAAGATCCTCCTGCCTCCCTCCGAGACCAAGCGTCCGGGTGGCACCGAGCGCCCGTTGGAGCTCGCCCGGCTGGCGCTGCCCGGGCTCACCGCGCAGCGCGAGGCGGTGCTGCACGCGCTCGTCGAGCTGTCCGCTGATCCGGTCGCGGCGCAGCGCGTGCTGGGACTGAGCGATCGACAGGTGGGCGACATCGCGCACAACAGGACGCTGCGCACTGGCCCGACGATGGCCGCCGTGGACCGGTACACCGGTGTCCTGTACGAGGCGCTGGGCGCGGGCTCGCTCGATCGCGCGGCGCGCGCCTGGCTGGGCAGGAACGTCCTCATCCACTCGGCGCCGTTCGGGCCAGTCGGCGCCCTGGACCGGATCCCGCAGTACCGCCTGGCGGCGGGCACGTCGATACCCGGTGTGCCGCCGCTGCGCGGGCACTGGGCGGATGCCGTGTCGGACGCGCTGGGGGATCAGGGGTTCATGCTGGATCTGCGCAGCGAGGCGTACGTCGCCCTCGGGCCGATCCCGGCATCCGTGCCCTCGGCGTACGTGCGCGTCGTGACGGAGGCCGGGCGGGCCCTGAACCACTTCAACAAGAAGGCGAAGGGCGAACTCGTGCGCGCCCTCGCCCTGGCCCGTCCGCGCATCGGGAGCAGCGGCGCGCTGCTGCACTGGGCGCAGTCCCGCGGCGTGCGGCTGCGGGATGCCGGTGGTGAACTCGAACTCGTCGTGGACGGCTGA
- a CDS encoding aldo/keto reductase → MGISQRRVGASGLVVSATGLGCNNFGRSGTVTRTIEGTRAVIDAALANGVFFFDTADMYGVEPGRSEELMGEALAGRRDRVVLATKFGHDRDMGYDFPAGRGSRRYVRLAVEQSLRRLRTDWIDLYQLHLPDPQTPIAETIDALDELVDEGKIRYYGHSNLDGWQIAEAEFTARARSTGRFISAQNHYSLLARASEREVLPAVNRYDLGFFPFFPLKNGLLTGKFTREGGPAGSRIMDTRRHIWADAPWDALEAYQSFCEERSITMLQATFGWLLAQPGVSSVIAGATSPEQVEANAQAADAWTPTAEDLAEIDRLFPLPEDPASVM, encoded by the coding sequence ATGGGAATCTCGCAGCGTCGCGTCGGCGCATCCGGTCTGGTCGTCTCCGCCACGGGACTGGGCTGCAACAACTTCGGCCGCAGCGGGACGGTCACGCGCACGATCGAGGGGACTCGGGCGGTCATCGACGCGGCATTGGCGAACGGAGTCTTCTTCTTCGACACCGCCGACATGTACGGCGTGGAGCCCGGGCGCAGCGAGGAACTGATGGGCGAGGCCCTCGCCGGACGCCGCGACAGAGTCGTGCTGGCCACGAAGTTCGGGCACGATCGCGACATGGGATACGACTTCCCCGCCGGCCGGGGTTCGCGGCGCTACGTGAGGCTGGCGGTGGAGCAGTCGCTGCGACGCCTGCGCACGGACTGGATCGACCTGTACCAATTGCATCTGCCGGACCCGCAGACACCCATCGCCGAGACGATCGACGCTCTGGACGAGCTGGTCGACGAGGGGAAGATCCGCTATTACGGGCACTCGAACCTCGACGGCTGGCAGATCGCCGAGGCGGAGTTCACCGCGCGGGCGCGCTCGACCGGCAGGTTCATCTCCGCGCAGAACCACTACTCGCTGCTGGCCCGCGCCTCCGAGCGGGAGGTGCTGCCGGCCGTGAACCGTTACGACCTGGGGTTCTTCCCCTTCTTCCCGCTGAAGAACGGTCTGCTCACCGGCAAGTTCACCCGAGAGGGCGGACCGGCGGGCAGCCGCATCATGGACACCCGGCGGCACATCTGGGCGGACGCCCCATGGGACGCTCTGGAGGCGTACCAGTCCTTCTGCGAGGAGCGTTCGATCACGATGCTGCAGGCGACGTTCGGCTGGCTCCTGGCGCAGCCGGGTGTCTCCAGTGTGATCGCCGGCGCCACGAGCCCCGAGCAGGTGGAGGCGAACGCCCAGGCCGCCGACGCCTGGACCCCGACGGCAGAGGACCTGGCGGAGATCGATCGGCTCTTCCCCCTCCCGGAAGATCCCGCGTCGGTGATGTGA
- a CDS encoding F0F1 ATP synthase subunit epsilon, translated as MALHVSLVSADAEVWTGEATLVIAKTVEGEIGFMAGHEPVLAILAEGQVRITQEDGTKVLANAQDGFVSMEGDALTIVAGNAALVA; from the coding sequence ATGGCTCTGCACGTCAGCCTCGTCTCCGCGGATGCGGAGGTCTGGACGGGTGAGGCGACGCTCGTCATCGCCAAGACCGTCGAGGGCGAGATCGGCTTCATGGCCGGTCATGAGCCGGTGCTGGCCATCCTCGCGGAGGGCCAGGTCCGCATCACGCAGGAGGACGGCACGAAGGTGCTCGCGAACGCGCAGGACGGCTTCGTCTCCATGGAGGGCGACGCACTGACGATCGTGGCGGGCAACGCCGCGCTGGTCGCCTGA